The Ammospiza caudacuta isolate bAmmCau1 chromosome 17, bAmmCau1.pri, whole genome shotgun sequence genome has a segment encoding these proteins:
- the MRPL28 gene encoding large ribosomal subunit protein bL28m, translating to MPLHRFPPRLWAAMRMREGICARLPQHYLASLQDDTPPTPVHWEPHGLRYRRNPRTGQRERVQDVPVPVYFPPAANEGLWGGEGWVRGFRYARNDKLSTRLPKTWKPQLFKRQFYSEILDATLTITVTMRTLDLIDAAFGFDFYILKTPRADMCSKLGMDLKRTMLLRLARRDPALHPDDPARREAIYDKYKEFVIPEEEAEWVGLSLEEAIEKQRLLEKKDPVPLFKVYAEELVSQLREQQQAVQKQ from the exons ATGCCGCTGCACCGCTTCCCGCCGCGGCTCTGGGCCGCCATGCGGATGCGGGAGGGCATCTGCGCCCGCCTGCCGCAGCACTACCTGGCCTCGCTGCAGGACGACACGCCGCCCACGCCGGTGCACTGGGAGCCGCACGGGCTGCGCTACCGGCGGAACCCGCGCACCGGGCAGCGCGAGCGCGTGCAGGACGTGCCGGTGCCCGTGTACTTCCCGCCCGCCGCCAACGAGGGGCTCTGGGGCGGCGAGGGATGGGTGCGCGGCTTCCGCTACGCGCGCAACGACAAG CTCTCCACCAGGCTGCCCAAGACGTGGAAGCCGCAGCTGTTCAAGCGGCAGTTCTACAGCGAGATCCTGGACGCCACGCTGACCATCACCGTCACCATGCGCACGCTCGACCTCATCGACGCCGCCTTCGGGTTCGACTTCTACATCCTCAAG ACCCCCAGGGCTGACATGTGCTCCAAGCTGGGCATGGACCTGAAGAGGACGATGCTGCTGCGCCTGGCCCGGCGCGACCCCGCGCTGCACCCCGACGACCCAGCCCGCAGAGAGGCCATCTATGACAAGTACAAG GAATTTGTGATcccagaggaagaagctgaatGGGTTGGCTTGAGTTTGGAAGAAGCCATAGAAAAACAGAGGCTCCtggaaaaaaag GACCCTGTTCCCCTCTTCAAGGTGTATGCTGAGGAGCTCGTCAGccagctgagggagcagcagcaggcagtgcagaAGCAGTAG